A stretch of the Malus sylvestris chromosome 10, drMalSylv7.2, whole genome shotgun sequence genome encodes the following:
- the LOC126587556 gene encoding uncharacterized protein LOC126587556 isoform X4, whose translation MIHQFINFVIRPPRAEYNPDQYLWERDFTLAGRAYKRQDLEARAIPCGVVIICLHLSPMMFLFHVLYTAMETGLSEGNYVSLGWHERYDLKIVVSYLRSKKQISRIGLWGRSMGAVTCLLYGAEDPSIAGMVLDSAFSSLYVLMMELVDVYKIRLPKFTVKMAVQYMRRIIEKKAKFDIMDLNCLQVATKTFIPALFGHAKDDKFIQTHHSDIIYKSYAGDKNIIHFDGDHNSSRPQFYYDSVSIFFYNVLHPLQTSSHSCKLDKYYGLGDLKIGAGLDEGLLYEIITGVHSAGTDVASSSSAPPAISTTKCVGKLLYEFAPATTAVDSVNDEADTLNSHKPSHLEEQTNGENVECCSYTSSNRESWGRCSSLGGSDEESSADCTAAGSSHQKNLKVFAMPLRCIQQKSSELRKEEKKKKKVLVAPKKTKSEKFEKLEALSKRLRLCILKRVKNCRHPT comes from the exons ATGATTCATCAGTTCATTAATTTTGTCATTCGCCCTCCCAG GGCAGAGTATAACCCAGATCAATATCTTTGGGAAAGGGATTTCACGCTTGCAGGCAGAGCATACAAACGACAGGACTTGGAGGCAA GGGCCATACCTTGCGGTGTAGTCATTATCTGCCTTCACCTTTCCCCGATGATGTTTCTCTTCCATGTGTTATATACTGCCATGGAAACAG GATTATCTGAAGGTAACTATGTAAGCCTTGGTTGGCATGAG AGATATGACCTTAAGATTGTGGTTTCATATTTAAGAAGCAAAAAGCAAATCTCGCGTATAGGTCTTTGGGGGCGATCTATGGGTGCAGTCACATG CCTACTTTATGGAGCAGAAGACCCTTCCATTGCCGGAATGGTGTTGGATAGTGCCTTTTCAAGCTTGTATGTTCTAATGATGGAACTAGTTGATGTATACAAGATTCGGCTTCCTAAATTCACa GTTAAGATGGCAGTACAATATATGCGTCGGATAATTGAGAAGAAGGCAAAGTTTGATATCATGGATCTTAATTGCTTGCAG GTAGCAACCAAAACATTCATTCCTGCTTTATTTGGACATGCCAAGGATGACAAATTCATCCAAACCCATCATTCTGACATCATTTACAAGTCTTATGCG GGGGACAAAAATATTATACATTTCGATGGTGATCACAACTCTTCTCGACCACAGTTTTATTATGATTCAGTTTCCATTTTCTTCTATAATGTTCTCCATCCCCTGCAAACGTCTTCTCATTCATGTAAGCTTGACAAGTATTATGGTTTGGGGGATTTGAAGATTGGTGCTGGTTTGGATGAG GGCTTGTTATATGAGATAATTACTGGAGTTCATTCTGCGGGTACTGACGTGGCAAGTTCATCTTCTGCTCCTCCtgccatttcaaccacaaaatgTGTGGGCAAACTTCTTTATGAATTTGCACCAGCGACTACTGCTGTT GATTCTGTGAATGATGAAGCTGACACACTTAACAGTCACAAACCATCACATTTAGAG GAGCAGACTAATGGTGAGAATGTAGAATGTTGTTCATATACAAGCTCAAACAGGGAGAGTTGGGGCAGATGCTCTTCATTAGGAGGCAGTGATGAAGAATCTTCTGCTGATTGCACAGCTGCTGGCAGCAGTCATCAG aagaaccTTAAGGTGTttgcgatgcctcttcgatgcATTCAACAAAAATCATCAGAGCTaagaaaagaggaaaagaaaaagaagaaagttcTCGTTGCTCCAAAGAAGACCAAGAGTGAGAAATTTGAAAAGTTAGAGGCCCTGAGCAAACGACTGCGTCTTTGCATCCTAAAGCGAGTGAAAAATTGCAGACATCCCACTTAG
- the LOC126587556 gene encoding uncharacterized protein LOC126587556 isoform X5 — translation MLGAIPCGVVIICLHLSPMMFLFHVLYTAMETGLSEGNYVSLGWHERYDLKIVVSYLRSKKQISRIGLWGRSMGAVTCLLYGAEDPSIAGMVLDSAFSSLYVLMMELVDVYKIRLPKFTVKMAVQYMRRIIEKKAKFDIMDLNCLQVATKTFIPALFGHAKDDKFIQTHHSDIIYKSYAGDKNIIHFDGDHNSSRPQFYYDSVSIFFYNVLHPLQTSSHSCKLDKYYGLGDLKIGAGLDEGLLYEIITGVHSAGTDVASSSSAPPAISTTKCVGKLLYEFAPATTAVDSVNDEADTLNSHKPSHLEEQTNGENVECCSYTSSNRESWGRCSSLGGSDEESSADCTAAGSSHQKNLKVFAMPLRCIQQKSSELRKEEKKKKKVLVAPKKTKSEKFEKLEALSKRLRLCILKRVKNCRHPT, via the exons ATGCTAGGGGCCATACCTTGCGGTGTAGTCATTATCTGCCTTCACCTTTCCCCGATGATGTTTCTCTTCCATGTGTTATATACTGCCATGGAAACAG GATTATCTGAAGGTAACTATGTAAGCCTTGGTTGGCATGAG AGATATGACCTTAAGATTGTGGTTTCATATTTAAGAAGCAAAAAGCAAATCTCGCGTATAGGTCTTTGGGGGCGATCTATGGGTGCAGTCACATG CCTACTTTATGGAGCAGAAGACCCTTCCATTGCCGGAATGGTGTTGGATAGTGCCTTTTCAAGCTTGTATGTTCTAATGATGGAACTAGTTGATGTATACAAGATTCGGCTTCCTAAATTCACa GTTAAGATGGCAGTACAATATATGCGTCGGATAATTGAGAAGAAGGCAAAGTTTGATATCATGGATCTTAATTGCTTGCAG GTAGCAACCAAAACATTCATTCCTGCTTTATTTGGACATGCCAAGGATGACAAATTCATCCAAACCCATCATTCTGACATCATTTACAAGTCTTATGCG GGGGACAAAAATATTATACATTTCGATGGTGATCACAACTCTTCTCGACCACAGTTTTATTATGATTCAGTTTCCATTTTCTTCTATAATGTTCTCCATCCCCTGCAAACGTCTTCTCATTCATGTAAGCTTGACAAGTATTATGGTTTGGGGGATTTGAAGATTGGTGCTGGTTTGGATGAG GGCTTGTTATATGAGATAATTACTGGAGTTCATTCTGCGGGTACTGACGTGGCAAGTTCATCTTCTGCTCCTCCtgccatttcaaccacaaaatgTGTGGGCAAACTTCTTTATGAATTTGCACCAGCGACTACTGCTGTT GATTCTGTGAATGATGAAGCTGACACACTTAACAGTCACAAACCATCACATTTAGAG GAGCAGACTAATGGTGAGAATGTAGAATGTTGTTCATATACAAGCTCAAACAGGGAGAGTTGGGGCAGATGCTCTTCATTAGGAGGCAGTGATGAAGAATCTTCTGCTGATTGCACAGCTGCTGGCAGCAGTCATCAG aagaaccTTAAGGTGTttgcgatgcctcttcgatgcATTCAACAAAAATCATCAGAGCTaagaaaagaggaaaagaaaaagaagaaagttcTCGTTGCTCCAAAGAAGACCAAGAGTGAGAAATTTGAAAAGTTAGAGGCCCTGAGCAAACGACTGCGTCTTTGCATCCTAAAGCGAGTGAAAAATTGCAGACATCCCACTTAG
- the LOC126587556 gene encoding uncharacterized protein LOC126587556 isoform X2 — protein sequence MIHQFINFVIRPPRAEYNPDQYLWERDFTLAGRAYKRQDLELTNARGHTLRCSHYLPSPFPDDVSLPCVIYCHGNSGCRADANEAAVMLLPSNITVFTLDFSGSGLSEVCNFFFPAQRYDLKIVVSYLRSKKQISRIGLWGRSMGAVTCLLYGAEDPSIAGMVLDSAFSSLYVLMMELVDVYKIRLPKFTVKMAVQYMRRIIEKKAKFDIMDLNCLQVATKTFIPALFGHAKDDKFIQTHHSDIIYKSYAGDKNIIHFDGDHNSSRPQFYYDSVSIFFYNVLHPLQTSSHSCKLDKYYGLGDLKIGAGLDEGLLYEIITGVHSAGTDVASSSSAPPAISTTKCVGKLLYEFAPATTAVDSVNDEADTLNSHKPSHLEEQTNGENVECCSYTSSNRESWGRCSSLGGSDEESSADCTAAGSSHQKNLKVFAMPLRCIQQKSSELRKEEKKKKKVLVAPKKTKSEKFEKLEALSKRLRLCILKRVKNCRHPT from the exons ATGATTCATCAGTTCATTAATTTTGTCATTCGCCCTCCCAG GGCAGAGTATAACCCAGATCAATATCTTTGGGAAAGGGATTTCACGCTTGCAGGCAGAGCATACAAACGACAGGACTTGGAG CTTACGAATGCTAGGGGCCATACCTTGCGGTGTAGTCATTATCTGCCTTCACCTTTCCCCGATGATGTTTCTCTTCCATGTGTTATATACTGCCATGGAAACAG TGGGTGTCGGGCAGATGCAAATGAAGCTGCTGTAATGCTTCTTCCATCAAATATCACCGTTTTTACTCTTGATTTTTCTGGTTCAGGATTATCTGAAG TTTGTAATTTTTTCTTTCCTGCTCAGAGATATGACCTTAAGATTGTGGTTTCATATTTAAGAAGCAAAAAGCAAATCTCGCGTATAGGTCTTTGGGGGCGATCTATGGGTGCAGTCACATG CCTACTTTATGGAGCAGAAGACCCTTCCATTGCCGGAATGGTGTTGGATAGTGCCTTTTCAAGCTTGTATGTTCTAATGATGGAACTAGTTGATGTATACAAGATTCGGCTTCCTAAATTCACa GTTAAGATGGCAGTACAATATATGCGTCGGATAATTGAGAAGAAGGCAAAGTTTGATATCATGGATCTTAATTGCTTGCAG GTAGCAACCAAAACATTCATTCCTGCTTTATTTGGACATGCCAAGGATGACAAATTCATCCAAACCCATCATTCTGACATCATTTACAAGTCTTATGCG GGGGACAAAAATATTATACATTTCGATGGTGATCACAACTCTTCTCGACCACAGTTTTATTATGATTCAGTTTCCATTTTCTTCTATAATGTTCTCCATCCCCTGCAAACGTCTTCTCATTCATGTAAGCTTGACAAGTATTATGGTTTGGGGGATTTGAAGATTGGTGCTGGTTTGGATGAG GGCTTGTTATATGAGATAATTACTGGAGTTCATTCTGCGGGTACTGACGTGGCAAGTTCATCTTCTGCTCCTCCtgccatttcaaccacaaaatgTGTGGGCAAACTTCTTTATGAATTTGCACCAGCGACTACTGCTGTT GATTCTGTGAATGATGAAGCTGACACACTTAACAGTCACAAACCATCACATTTAGAG GAGCAGACTAATGGTGAGAATGTAGAATGTTGTTCATATACAAGCTCAAACAGGGAGAGTTGGGGCAGATGCTCTTCATTAGGAGGCAGTGATGAAGAATCTTCTGCTGATTGCACAGCTGCTGGCAGCAGTCATCAG aagaaccTTAAGGTGTttgcgatgcctcttcgatgcATTCAACAAAAATCATCAGAGCTaagaaaagaggaaaagaaaaagaagaaagttcTCGTTGCTCCAAAGAAGACCAAGAGTGAGAAATTTGAAAAGTTAGAGGCCCTGAGCAAACGACTGCGTCTTTGCATCCTAAAGCGAGTGAAAAATTGCAGACATCCCACTTAG
- the LOC126587556 gene encoding uncharacterized protein LOC126587556 isoform X3 — protein MIHQFINFVIRPPRAEYNPDQYLWERDFTLAGRAYKRQDLELTNARGHTLRCSHYLPSPFPDDVSLPCVIYCHGNSGCRADANEAAVMLLPSNITVFTLDFSGSGLSEGNYVSLGWHERYDLKIVVSYLRSKKQISRIGLWGRSMGAVTCLLYGAEDPSIAGMVLDSAFSSLYVLMMELVDVYKIRLPKFTVKMAVQYMRRIIEKKAKFDIMDLNCLQVATKTFIPALFGHAKDDKFIQTHHSDIIYKSYAGDKNIIHFDGDHNSSRPQFYYDSVSIFFYNVLHPLQTSSHSCKLDKYYGLGDLKIGAGLDEGLLYEIITGVHSAGTDVASSSSAPPAISTTKCVGKLLYEFAPATTAVDSVNDEADTLNSHKPSHLEEQTNGENVECCSYTSSNRESWGRCSSLGGSDEESSADCTAAGSSHQNLKVFAMPLRCIQQKSSELRKEEKKKKKVLVAPKKTKSEKFEKLEALSKRLRLCILKRVKNCRHPT, from the exons ATGATTCATCAGTTCATTAATTTTGTCATTCGCCCTCCCAG GGCAGAGTATAACCCAGATCAATATCTTTGGGAAAGGGATTTCACGCTTGCAGGCAGAGCATACAAACGACAGGACTTGGAG CTTACGAATGCTAGGGGCCATACCTTGCGGTGTAGTCATTATCTGCCTTCACCTTTCCCCGATGATGTTTCTCTTCCATGTGTTATATACTGCCATGGAAACAG TGGGTGTCGGGCAGATGCAAATGAAGCTGCTGTAATGCTTCTTCCATCAAATATCACCGTTTTTACTCTTGATTTTTCTGGTTCAGGATTATCTGAAGGTAACTATGTAAGCCTTGGTTGGCATGAG AGATATGACCTTAAGATTGTGGTTTCATATTTAAGAAGCAAAAAGCAAATCTCGCGTATAGGTCTTTGGGGGCGATCTATGGGTGCAGTCACATG CCTACTTTATGGAGCAGAAGACCCTTCCATTGCCGGAATGGTGTTGGATAGTGCCTTTTCAAGCTTGTATGTTCTAATGATGGAACTAGTTGATGTATACAAGATTCGGCTTCCTAAATTCACa GTTAAGATGGCAGTACAATATATGCGTCGGATAATTGAGAAGAAGGCAAAGTTTGATATCATGGATCTTAATTGCTTGCAG GTAGCAACCAAAACATTCATTCCTGCTTTATTTGGACATGCCAAGGATGACAAATTCATCCAAACCCATCATTCTGACATCATTTACAAGTCTTATGCG GGGGACAAAAATATTATACATTTCGATGGTGATCACAACTCTTCTCGACCACAGTTTTATTATGATTCAGTTTCCATTTTCTTCTATAATGTTCTCCATCCCCTGCAAACGTCTTCTCATTCATGTAAGCTTGACAAGTATTATGGTTTGGGGGATTTGAAGATTGGTGCTGGTTTGGATGAG GGCTTGTTATATGAGATAATTACTGGAGTTCATTCTGCGGGTACTGACGTGGCAAGTTCATCTTCTGCTCCTCCtgccatttcaaccacaaaatgTGTGGGCAAACTTCTTTATGAATTTGCACCAGCGACTACTGCTGTT GATTCTGTGAATGATGAAGCTGACACACTTAACAGTCACAAACCATCACATTTAGAG GAGCAGACTAATGGTGAGAATGTAGAATGTTGTTCATATACAAGCTCAAACAGGGAGAGTTGGGGCAGATGCTCTTCATTAGGAGGCAGTGATGAAGAATCTTCTGCTGATTGCACAGCTGCTGGCAGCAGTCATCAG aaccTTAAGGTGTttgcgatgcctcttcgatgcATTCAACAAAAATCATCAGAGCTaagaaaagaggaaaagaaaaagaagaaagttcTCGTTGCTCCAAAGAAGACCAAGAGTGAGAAATTTGAAAAGTTAGAGGCCCTGAGCAAACGACTGCGTCTTTGCATCCTAAAGCGAGTGAAAAATTGCAGACATCCCACTTAG
- the LOC126587556 gene encoding uncharacterized protein LOC126587556 isoform X1, with protein MIHQFINFVIRPPRAEYNPDQYLWERDFTLAGRAYKRQDLELTNARGHTLRCSHYLPSPFPDDVSLPCVIYCHGNSGCRADANEAAVMLLPSNITVFTLDFSGSGLSEGNYVSLGWHERYDLKIVVSYLRSKKQISRIGLWGRSMGAVTCLLYGAEDPSIAGMVLDSAFSSLYVLMMELVDVYKIRLPKFTVKMAVQYMRRIIEKKAKFDIMDLNCLQVATKTFIPALFGHAKDDKFIQTHHSDIIYKSYAGDKNIIHFDGDHNSSRPQFYYDSVSIFFYNVLHPLQTSSHSCKLDKYYGLGDLKIGAGLDEGLLYEIITGVHSAGTDVASSSSAPPAISTTKCVGKLLYEFAPATTAVDSVNDEADTLNSHKPSHLEEQTNGENVECCSYTSSNRESWGRCSSLGGSDEESSADCTAAGSSHQKNLKVFAMPLRCIQQKSSELRKEEKKKKKVLVAPKKTKSEKFEKLEALSKRLRLCILKRVKNCRHPT; from the exons ATGATTCATCAGTTCATTAATTTTGTCATTCGCCCTCCCAG GGCAGAGTATAACCCAGATCAATATCTTTGGGAAAGGGATTTCACGCTTGCAGGCAGAGCATACAAACGACAGGACTTGGAG CTTACGAATGCTAGGGGCCATACCTTGCGGTGTAGTCATTATCTGCCTTCACCTTTCCCCGATGATGTTTCTCTTCCATGTGTTATATACTGCCATGGAAACAG TGGGTGTCGGGCAGATGCAAATGAAGCTGCTGTAATGCTTCTTCCATCAAATATCACCGTTTTTACTCTTGATTTTTCTGGTTCAGGATTATCTGAAGGTAACTATGTAAGCCTTGGTTGGCATGAG AGATATGACCTTAAGATTGTGGTTTCATATTTAAGAAGCAAAAAGCAAATCTCGCGTATAGGTCTTTGGGGGCGATCTATGGGTGCAGTCACATG CCTACTTTATGGAGCAGAAGACCCTTCCATTGCCGGAATGGTGTTGGATAGTGCCTTTTCAAGCTTGTATGTTCTAATGATGGAACTAGTTGATGTATACAAGATTCGGCTTCCTAAATTCACa GTTAAGATGGCAGTACAATATATGCGTCGGATAATTGAGAAGAAGGCAAAGTTTGATATCATGGATCTTAATTGCTTGCAG GTAGCAACCAAAACATTCATTCCTGCTTTATTTGGACATGCCAAGGATGACAAATTCATCCAAACCCATCATTCTGACATCATTTACAAGTCTTATGCG GGGGACAAAAATATTATACATTTCGATGGTGATCACAACTCTTCTCGACCACAGTTTTATTATGATTCAGTTTCCATTTTCTTCTATAATGTTCTCCATCCCCTGCAAACGTCTTCTCATTCATGTAAGCTTGACAAGTATTATGGTTTGGGGGATTTGAAGATTGGTGCTGGTTTGGATGAG GGCTTGTTATATGAGATAATTACTGGAGTTCATTCTGCGGGTACTGACGTGGCAAGTTCATCTTCTGCTCCTCCtgccatttcaaccacaaaatgTGTGGGCAAACTTCTTTATGAATTTGCACCAGCGACTACTGCTGTT GATTCTGTGAATGATGAAGCTGACACACTTAACAGTCACAAACCATCACATTTAGAG GAGCAGACTAATGGTGAGAATGTAGAATGTTGTTCATATACAAGCTCAAACAGGGAGAGTTGGGGCAGATGCTCTTCATTAGGAGGCAGTGATGAAGAATCTTCTGCTGATTGCACAGCTGCTGGCAGCAGTCATCAG aagaaccTTAAGGTGTttgcgatgcctcttcgatgcATTCAACAAAAATCATCAGAGCTaagaaaagaggaaaagaaaaagaagaaagttcTCGTTGCTCCAAAGAAGACCAAGAGTGAGAAATTTGAAAAGTTAGAGGCCCTGAGCAAACGACTGCGTCTTTGCATCCTAAAGCGAGTGAAAAATTGCAGACATCCCACTTAG